One genomic segment of [Phormidium] sp. ETS-05 includes these proteins:
- the psbQ gene encoding photosystem II protein PsbQ codes for MQKKVMGRYKSILASVLALVMVFLVSCGSATATKPPTYTTAQLEQIQNYQSRLGVFRNRMTELETFITNRDWNNVRSLIHGPLGQLRQDMGYISRQLLPQDQKAALQGARDVFGHLEAIDAAGDTGNLEVAFANYQEALKDFDAFTALLPATGSN; via the coding sequence GTGCAAAAGAAAGTGATGGGACGATATAAGTCGATTTTAGCTAGCGTTTTGGCGCTGGTAATGGTCTTTTTGGTAAGCTGCGGCAGTGCTACCGCCACCAAACCCCCAACTTACACCACCGCCCAACTAGAGCAAATTCAGAATTACCAATCCCGGCTGGGAGTTTTCCGCAACCGGATGACGGAACTGGAAACCTTCATCACCAACCGGGACTGGAATAATGTAAGGTCTCTCATCCACGGTCCTCTGGGTCAGCTTCGCCAAGATATGGGCTACATCAGCCGCCAACTGCTGCCTCAAGACCAAAAAGCTGCTCTTCAGGGAGCCAGAGATGTATTCGGGCACCTAGAGGCGATCGACGCCGCTGGCGATACCGGCAACTTAGAAGTCGCCTTCGCCAACTACCAGGAAGCTCTGAAGGATTTTGATGCCTTCACCGCTCTCCTCCCCGCTACTGGTAGCAACTAA
- a CDS encoding FAD-binding oxidoreductase — MTKIAIIGCGVVGGAIAYELSQLQGAEITVLDQNGPASGATSASLGVIMGVSSQKVKGRAWQLRSSSLQRYDSLIAELEVSIGSAASAKPIRYNRHGIMMLCFCEEEMAKKRSLADLRRQQGFNLEILSPQEIRSRCPQLGDLPNLVGGVYSPDDRQVDPVALTEALVTAAKIRGVDFQFGVKVTDFVYEGPPGQQQVTQIHFVTQRTGVALTPNPSPKMGEGEAVFPSPSLGEGPGVRAQGQIDVDLVVVAAGLGSTPLTAQLGRSVDIGPVLGQALHLRLNQTLGNPDFQPVITGDDVHIVPLGGGDYWVGATVEWVSDAGELVPQVEAIETVRQQTIAFCPQLADAVLVKQWFGLRPRPQERSAPIISPLSGYTNVILATGHYRNGILLAPATALEVLRLVTSHKSLVT, encoded by the coding sequence ATGACCAAGATTGCCATTATCGGATGTGGTGTGGTGGGAGGGGCGATCGCCTATGAACTCAGCCAACTCCAGGGCGCAGAAATCACCGTCCTCGACCAAAACGGTCCCGCCAGCGGTGCTACCAGCGCCTCTCTCGGCGTCATTATGGGCGTTAGTAGTCAGAAAGTCAAAGGTAGAGCTTGGCAACTCCGATCGAGCAGCCTACAGCGGTATGACAGCCTCATTGCCGAGTTAGAAGTGAGTATCGGTTCCGCAGCATCAGCAAAACCCATTCGCTACAACCGTCACGGGATTATGATGCTGTGCTTCTGTGAAGAAGAGATGGCCAAAAAGCGTTCTTTAGCAGACTTGCGGCGCCAGCAAGGTTTTAATTTAGAAATTTTATCTCCCCAAGAAATCCGCTCCCGCTGTCCCCAGTTGGGAGATTTACCTAATTTAGTTGGTGGCGTTTATTCGCCGGACGATCGTCAAGTTGACCCCGTAGCTCTCACAGAAGCCTTAGTCACAGCAGCCAAAATCCGAGGTGTCGATTTTCAGTTTGGCGTCAAAGTCACGGATTTTGTCTATGAAGGCCCCCCAGGGCAGCAGCAAGTAACGCAAATTCACTTTGTCACTCAAAGGACAGGGGTTGCCCTCACCCCAAACCCCTCTCCCAAAATGGGAGAGGGGGAGGCTGTTTTCCCCTCTCCCTCCTTGGGAGAGGGGCCAGGGGTGAGGGCACAAGGACAAATAGATGTAGATTTAGTAGTAGTAGCAGCGGGTTTGGGTTCTACTCCTCTCACCGCCCAGTTGGGGCGATCGGTAGATATCGGTCCGGTTTTGGGTCAGGCTCTACACTTACGTTTAAACCAAACTTTAGGAAATCCCGATTTTCAGCCCGTGATTACTGGGGATGATGTGCATATTGTGCCCCTAGGTGGAGGAGATTACTGGGTGGGGGCGACGGTAGAGTGGGTTTCAGATGCGGGGGAATTAGTCCCCCAAGTTGAGGCGATCGAAACTGTGCGACAGCAGACGATCGCTTTTTGTCCTCAGTTGGCGGATGCAGTTTTAGTCAAACAGTGGTTTGGTTTGCGCCCCCGTCCCCAAGAGCGCTCGGCACCCATCATCAGCCCATTGTCCGGCTATACCAACGTCATACTCGCCACCGGACACTACCGCAACGGCATCCTCCTCGCCCCCGCCACCGCCCTCGAGGTTCTCCGTTTGGTAACAAGTCACAAGTCACTTGTCACTTGA
- a CDS encoding FHA domain-containing protein: MVINLTLLHSQQTLPCQQWCFEDKSVIRIGRAPDNDVVIYSAVVSRYHLELHRISGNYWKIVNLGTNGTYVNEVGACSSSLRPIAQVPVIDGMVIRLASSGPRIKIQKGEPTMRTDRSGNHSTGPVVLRIRLIQKAAKIRPSKNCQQWLASHI; the protein is encoded by the coding sequence ATGGTGATTAACCTGACTTTACTGCATTCCCAACAAACTCTCCCTTGTCAACAGTGGTGCTTTGAGGATAAATCGGTAATTCGCATTGGCAGGGCGCCTGATAATGATGTGGTGATTTATAGTGCTGTGGTTTCGCGCTATCACTTGGAGCTGCATCGGATCAGTGGCAATTATTGGAAAATTGTTAATTTGGGGACTAATGGCACTTATGTGAATGAGGTGGGGGCTTGTTCTTCCAGTCTCAGACCGATCGCGCAGGTGCCCGTTATCGATGGGATGGTGATTCGCTTGGCTAGTTCTGGTCCGAGAATTAAAATCCAAAAAGGCGAACCGACAATGCGAACCGATCGCTCTGGCAATCATAGCACTGGGCCAGTAGTTTTAAGAATTCGACTAATCCAGAAGGCGGCGAAGATAAGACCGAGCAAGAACTGCCAGCAGTGGCTTGCTAGTCATATCTAG
- a CDS encoding prolyl oligopeptidase family protein, with the protein MTKIKYPETIKVDQVDEYHGIKVPDPYRWLEDPDSEATKAWVTAQNQVTFPYLKDIPEREQIKQRLTNLWNYERYGIPFKEGNRYFYFKNDGLQNQSVLYVLDSPDAEPRVLLDPNLLSEDGTVALTGTSISDDGNLMAYGISISGSDWQEWKVLDVTTGENLPDVIKWVKFSGASWTKDGKGFFYSRYDEPNDKTKLEDVNYYQKLYYHRLFTAQSEDVLIYHRPDQKEWGFSGHVTEDGKYLIISVWRGTDPKNLVFYRDLTVPDAPVVELISEFTSEYSFIDNDGDLFWFRTDLDAPRGRLIAIDITTQDVKEIIPQVAETLEGVGLVNNQFVASYLKDARSQIKIFDLSGVLVREVALPGIGSAGGFGGKRSDTETFYSFTSFTNPATIYRYDMVTGESSVYRQPVVDFQPAEWETQQVFYTSKDGTRVPMFITHKKGIVLDGNNPTYLYGYGGFNVSLTPSFSVSKLVWLELGGVVAIPNLRGGGEYGEEWHQAGTKQNKQNVFDDFIAAAEWLIENGWTSRGKLAIAGGSNGGLLVGACITQRPDLFAAALPAVGVMDMLRFHKFTIGWAWCSDYGSPENPEEFQALYAYSPLHNIKPLTSYPATLITTADHDDRVVPAHSFKFAAALQAAQAGDAPVLIRIETKAGHGAGKPTAKLIEEIADELAFLVRVLGLVA; encoded by the coding sequence ATGACAAAAATCAAATATCCTGAAACTATCAAGGTTGACCAAGTAGATGAATATCATGGGATTAAGGTGCCAGACCCTTATCGATGGCTGGAGGACCCGGACTCGGAGGCAACTAAGGCATGGGTGACAGCCCAAAATCAGGTGACGTTTCCTTACTTGAAGGATATTCCAGAGCGAGAGCAAATCAAGCAACGCCTCACCAATCTGTGGAATTATGAAAGATACGGGATTCCTTTTAAAGAAGGAAACCGCTATTTTTACTTCAAAAATGACGGGTTGCAAAACCAAAGTGTTTTATATGTTTTGGACTCACCAGATGCGGAACCAAGGGTGTTGCTAGACCCTAACCTGCTTTCGGAAGATGGCACGGTTGCCCTCACGGGTACAAGCATCAGTGATGATGGGAATTTGATGGCTTATGGCATTTCTATATCTGGCTCTGACTGGCAGGAATGGAAAGTGCTGGATGTAACAACTGGCGAGAATCTCCCAGATGTAATTAAATGGGTGAAGTTTTCGGGGGCTTCTTGGACAAAGGACGGTAAAGGCTTTTTTTACAGCCGCTATGACGAACCGAATGATAAAACTAAGCTAGAAGACGTTAACTACTACCAAAAGCTGTATTATCACCGGCTCTTCACGGCGCAATCGGAAGATGTGTTAATCTACCACCGCCCCGACCAGAAAGAATGGGGATTTAGTGGCCATGTGACTGAGGATGGTAAGTACCTGATTATTTCGGTGTGGCGGGGTACTGACCCAAAAAATCTGGTGTTTTATCGGGATTTAACGGTGCCAGATGCGCCGGTAGTGGAATTGATTTCTGAGTTTACGTCTGAGTATAGTTTCATTGATAATGATGGTGATTTGTTCTGGTTTCGCACGGATTTGGATGCGCCGCGAGGTCGCTTAATTGCGATTGATATCACCACCCAGGATGTGAAAGAAATTATCCCCCAAGTGGCTGAGACTTTGGAAGGGGTGGGGTTGGTGAATAATCAATTTGTGGCGTCTTATCTGAAAGATGCTCGTAGCCAAATTAAAATTTTTGACCTGTCTGGGGTTTTGGTGCGAGAAGTGGCGCTCCCGGGCATTGGTTCGGCGGGTGGTTTTGGTGGCAAGCGATCGGATACGGAAACTTTCTATAGTTTTACGAGTTTTACGAATCCTGCCACTATCTACCGTTACGATATGGTGACGGGGGAAAGCTCAGTGTATCGGCAGCCTGTGGTGGATTTCCAACCGGCGGAGTGGGAGACGCAACAGGTTTTTTACACGAGTAAGGACGGGACTCGGGTGCCGATGTTTATCACTCATAAGAAGGGGATTGTGTTGGATGGCAATAATCCCACCTATCTTTATGGTTATGGCGGGTTTAATGTGTCTCTGACTCCGAGCTTTTCTGTGAGTAAGCTGGTGTGGTTGGAGTTGGGTGGGGTGGTGGCGATTCCCAATTTACGCGGCGGCGGCGAGTATGGGGAGGAATGGCACCAAGCCGGAACGAAGCAGAATAAGCAAAATGTGTTTGATGATTTTATTGCGGCGGCGGAGTGGTTGATTGAGAATGGCTGGACGAGTCGGGGGAAATTGGCGATCGCTGGTGGTAGCAATGGCGGTTTGCTGGTGGGAGCCTGCATAACTCAGCGTCCCGATTTGTTCGCTGCTGCACTCCCGGCTGTGGGGGTGATGGATATGCTCCGTTTCCATAAGTTTACCATCGGCTGGGCTTGGTGTTCTGATTACGGTTCCCCGGAGAATCCCGAGGAGTTTCAGGCTCTGTATGCTTACTCTCCCCTGCATAACATCAAACCGCTCACTAGCTACCCGGCTACTTTGATTACTACTGCTGACCATGACGACAGGGTAGTACCTGCTCACAGTTTTAAGTTTGCTGCTGCGCTCCAAGCTGCTCAGGCTGGTGATGCACCCGTATTAATTAGAATTGAAACTAAGGCGGGTCATGGCGCAGGCAAACCTACAGCCAAACTCATTGAGGAAATTGCTGACGAATTGGCTTTTTTGGTGCGTGTTTTGGGGTTAGTAGCCTGA